The stretch of DNA AACGATGGCTTTTCAAGTGCTTCTCGGTGTGCTCGGCATTGGCATGACCCTGCTCGTCTTCGTCGTACTGGGCAACCCGAGTGCCGGCGGCGCCTACCAGCCCGCCCTCCTGCCGCCGTTCTGGAGGGCGATCAGCACGGCACTGCCCAACGGCGCCGGCACCGACTCGGTGCGCCGCATCGTCTACTTCGGCTCCCGCGGCATCACCGAACACCTGATCGTCCTCACGACCTATGTTGTCGCCGGCGTCCTCGTCACCCTGGGTGCCTCACTGCTGCGCGCGAAGAGAGAGAGCCGCCCGACCCCATCGGTCGGGGCACCCGCACGTCCAACGATCGGAGAAATTTCGTGAACGCAACACCGACGGTCACGCATCACACGGCTCGTCTCAACGGAATCAGCCAGCACTGGATCAGCGCCGGAGACGGCCCTCCGGTCTACCTGCTGCACGGCTTCCCTGAGACCAATTACGCGTGGCGCAAGCAGATACCGGTTCTCGCCGAGAAGTACACGGTCATCGCGCCCGACCTGCGCGGCTACGGCGCCACCGAGAAGCCGGCAAGCGGCTACGACAAGCGCACCATGGCCAATGACCTCGCGGCGTTGATGGACCATCACGGCCATGACCGCGCCGCCGTCGTCGGCCACGATCGCGGCGCCCGAGTGGGTACACGGTTCGCCAAGGATCACCGGGAGCGGATCGATCGCTTCGTCACGATGGACAACGTCCCCACCCGCATTCTGGCCCAGAACGCGACCCCGGCCGCCGTTCAGGTCGGCTGGTTCTTCATCTTCCTCGGCGTTCCGGACCTGGCGGAAGCGCTGATCGCCGGGCGCGAGGAGGTGTTGCTGACCCACTTCTACCGGTCCTGGTCCTACAACCCCGAGATGCTGTCGGCGCAAGAGATCGACGTGTATGTCCGCGCGTACCGGCAGCCGGGGGCCGTCCGGGGCGCGGCGATGGACTATCGCGCCATCGAGGAGGACCTCGCCCAGGACATGGTCGACGCCGCAGACCTCATCAGCTGCCCGGTCCTGGCCCTGTGGGGACAGGACTTCGCACAGAACCGCTTCTTCAACCTGTTGGATGTCTGGCGCAGCATGGCCGAAGACGTGCGTGGGGTCGGCATACCCCAGTGCGGGCACCTGCCCCAGGAGGAGAAGCCAGACATCGTCAACGAAGAACTCCTGAGCTTTCTCCAGGGCTGGATCGGGTGAGCGCATGAAACTCATCGCCTACCAGAACGGCGAGCGCGCGGTCATGGCTACCGTTGTCAACGACGTTGCCGTTCCCTTCGCCGACCTCGAGGAATTCTGGGCCGACCCGCAGCGGGGCCTGGCCGCAGCCGCTCGATCAGACTCCACCGGTGCACCGATCGCGAACCTCATCCAGGTTCCGCCGCTGCCCGACACCGCCCGGGTGATCTGCGCGGGCTTGAACTACGCCGCCCACGCCGCCGAGGCGAACGTCGAACTACCGAAACAGCCCGACATCTTCGGACGGTGGCGCTCCACCCTGGTCGTTGACGGTCACCCCGTCCCGATACCACCGAGGGATGAGTACTTCGACTGGGAAGGCGAGTTGGCCATAGTCGTCGGCCAGGAGCTTCGAGACGTCACCCCCGAAGCCGCGCACGCCGGCTTCCTGGGCTACTCCTGTTTCAACGATCTGAGCGCCCGCAAATACCAGATGGGCAGCGACCGGTGGACGCTTGGCAAGAACGCCGACGACTCCGGGCCGCTCGGGCCGTGGATCGTCACGTCCGACGAGATCCCCGACCCTGGTCACCTTCGAATTCAGACTCACGTCAACGGCGAGCCGATGCAGGACGGCAACACCGCGAACCTGATCTTCTCAGGTGCCCAGATCGCGGCCTACGCCTCGGGCGTGATGACGCTCAAGCCCGGCGACCTCATCGTCACCGGCACACCCGAGGGCATCGGGGCCACCCGGCAGCCACCGAAGTTCCTGCGCCCCGGCGACACGGTCACCGTCGACATCGAGGGCATCGGCCGGCTCACCACCCCGATCGTCCGTCGCTGACGCGAACGAGGAGATTACGAACCATGGCCCTGTTCGAGCCCGACACCACTCGCATCGGTCACCCACCAGGCGACCCGGCCGAGGATCGCATTCCCGACGAGCTGGCATCCGGAACCCCGCGGGAGCTCAGAGAGGCGCTGAGCAGGCTGATCGGCGCCGACCAGGTTCTTCACCGCGCGATCGACCTGGTCCGCTACGCCTCCGATGCCAGTCCCTATCGGCTCATCCCTCAGGTGGTCGTGACTCCGCGGACCGTTCAGGACATCGTTGCGCTGTTGAACTACTGTCGTGACACCGGCCGTCACGCCACCTTCCGCGCCGCTGGGACGAGTCTGTGCGGACAAGCGCAGTCCGACGACATCCTGATCGACGTACGCCGCCACTGGACCGGAATGGCGCTGGAAGAGGACGGACGCGCACTGCGCACCGGGCCGGGCGTCATACTCGGACACGCCACCGCCTACCTGCGCCGCTACGAACGCCGGCTGGGACCCGACCCTGCCAGCAGCGACGCGGCCACCGTCGGTGGCGTCATCGCCAACAACGCCGGCGGGATGCGCTGCACGATCGAGCGCGACGCCTACCACACCGTGCGGTCGATGACCCTGGTGCTGGCATCCGGGACCGTCATCGACACCGCCCAACCCGACGCCGAGGCGAACTTCCTGCGTGCAGAGCCCGACCTCGCGCAGGGCCTGCTGCGTCTGCGGGCTGAGTTGCTTGCTGATCACGCGCTGGCCGAGCGGGTGCGGCACAAGTTCACGATCCGCAACACCACCGGATACCGGCTCGATGCCCTGCTCGACGCCGACACGCCGCTGGAGATCTTCCGCCGGCTCGTCGTTGGTTCGGAAGGAACGCTCGCGTTCATCGCCGAGGCCGTGATCGACACGCTTCCGACACCGGCGCTCACCTGCGTCACCTGGATACCCGTGCCGTCCATCACCGAGGCGGTGGCGCTGGTGCCGGGCCTGGTTGCTCTCGGCGCTGAGGCGGTGGAACTCATGGTCGCACCAGCACTGACTGCCGCCGCCCACTCGTTCCCGTCGACGCCGGAATACTGGAAGACCCTCGATCCGTCCGCCGCGGCCTTGCTCGTCGAATTCGGCGGACCAGACGCCGACTCCCTCGACGAGGCCGAAGCCGCGGTACGCGCCCTGGTGGCCGATGCGAACCTGCTGCATCCGCTGGAGTTCACCCGCGACGCCGAGGCGATAGAAGTCGACTGGCGCGTACGCGAAGGCCTGCTCGGAATCGTCGGCAAGTTGCGGCCAGACGGCACGGCGGTGATCAACGAGGACGTCTGTTTCCCGCCGGCTCACATCGCGCAAGGCGCAGCCGACCTGCTGGCGCTGCTGAGCCAGCACGGCTTCCTGCCCGGCGTGGCGGGACACGCAGCCTACGGGAACTTGCACTTCACTCTCACGCCGAAGTTCGACGATCCCGCCGACCGTAACCGCTACCGCGCCTTCATGGATGGGCTGGTCGACCTGGTCATCGACAAGTACGACGGCTCGCTCAAGGCCGAACACGGGACGGGACGCAACATGGCCCCCTTCGTGCGACGCGAGTGGGGCGACACGGCGACCGACATGATGTGGTCGATCAAGAAACTGGCCGACCCCCATGGCGTCCTGGCCCCCGACACCGTCCTCAGCCGCGACGACGGAATCCACCTCCGGCACTTCAAATCGACCCCCACGATCGAGGACGTCGCCGATGCAGCCCACTGCATCGAATGCGGGTTCTGCGAGCCGGTCTGCCCATCGCGCAACGTCACGATGACACCGCGCCAACGCATCGTCGTCCGACGCGAGATGGCCCGCCAGGCGAGCGACTCACCGGTCTTCGCGCAACTGCTCGCGGACTACGAATATGACGGCATCCAGACCTGTGCCGTCGACGGAACGTGCGCCGTGCCATGCCCGGTAGACATCAACACCGGAGCGCTGATCAAATCCTTCCGCCAGGACGAGGCCACCGAGCGCCGGGAGAAAGCCGCGCTCGCCGTCGCCAGGCATTGGCGGCGCGTCGAAGCGCT from bacterium encodes:
- a CDS encoding alpha/beta hydrolase; amino-acid sequence: MNATPTVTHHTARLNGISQHWISAGDGPPVYLLHGFPETNYAWRKQIPVLAEKYTVIAPDLRGYGATEKPASGYDKRTMANDLAALMDHHGHDRAAVVGHDRGARVGTRFAKDHRERIDRFVTMDNVPTRILAQNATPAAVQVGWFFIFLGVPDLAEALIAGREEVLLTHFYRSWSYNPEMLSAQEIDVYVRAYRQPGAVRGAAMDYRAIEEDLAQDMVDAADLISCPVLALWGQDFAQNRFFNLLDVWRSMAEDVRGVGIPQCGHLPQEEKPDIVNEELLSFLQGWIG
- a CDS encoding fumarylacetoacetate hydrolase family protein, translated to MKLIAYQNGERAVMATVVNDVAVPFADLEEFWADPQRGLAAAARSDSTGAPIANLIQVPPLPDTARVICAGLNYAAHAAEANVELPKQPDIFGRWRSTLVVDGHPVPIPPRDEYFDWEGELAIVVGQELRDVTPEAAHAGFLGYSCFNDLSARKYQMGSDRWTLGKNADDSGPLGPWIVTSDEIPDPGHLRIQTHVNGEPMQDGNTANLIFSGAQIAAYASGVMTLKPGDLIVTGTPEGIGATRQPPKFLRPGDTVTVDIEGIGRLTTPIVRR
- a CDS encoding FAD-binding and (Fe-S)-binding domain-containing protein produces the protein MALFEPDTTRIGHPPGDPAEDRIPDELASGTPRELREALSRLIGADQVLHRAIDLVRYASDASPYRLIPQVVVTPRTVQDIVALLNYCRDTGRHATFRAAGTSLCGQAQSDDILIDVRRHWTGMALEEDGRALRTGPGVILGHATAYLRRYERRLGPDPASSDAATVGGVIANNAGGMRCTIERDAYHTVRSMTLVLASGTVIDTAQPDAEANFLRAEPDLAQGLLRLRAELLADHALAERVRHKFTIRNTTGYRLDALLDADTPLEIFRRLVVGSEGTLAFIAEAVIDTLPTPALTCVTWIPVPSITEAVALVPGLVALGAEAVELMVAPALTAAAHSFPSTPEYWKTLDPSAAALLVEFGGPDADSLDEAEAAVRALVADANLLHPLEFTRDAEAIEVDWRVREGLLGIVGKLRPDGTAVINEDVCFPPAHIAQGAADLLALLSQHGFLPGVAGHAAYGNLHFTLTPKFDDPADRNRYRAFMDGLVDLVIDKYDGSLKAEHGTGRNMAPFVRREWGDTATDMMWSIKKLADPHGVLAPDTVLSRDDGIHLRHFKSTPTIEDVADAAHCIECGFCEPVCPSRNVTMTPRQRIVVRREMARQASDSPVFAQLLADYEYDGIQTCAVDGTCAVPCPVDINTGALIKSFRQDEATERREKAALAVARHWRRVEALARLGMGASDVVSKTVGVKALTGLTAAARTALSKDLVPSVPGPMPQKAPRKLPGTSRPGAAAVYFPACINRIFGRAPGTARRPSLPETLVTLSARAGRPLWIPPDVRGLCCATPWSSKGYQLGHAWMASAIADAMWEWSDRGELPVVIDAVSCTHGLLDDVSNHLDAERQARFKQIQILDAIEWSHQLLPALTVGRKLASAALHPTCSTSHLGLVPKLHQIAAAIADEVIVPIGTTCCGTAGDRGLLHPELVVSATHDEKAHLDAHPAEVYLSANRTCEMGLHQTTGRPYESFVFTLETLTRP